A single region of the Nicotiana sylvestris chromosome 6, ASM39365v2, whole genome shotgun sequence genome encodes:
- the LOC104215564 gene encoding uncharacterized protein isoform X2, whose amino-acid sequence MAGREVREYTNLTDPKDCVHSTTIRRNAIEKGKTEQLLMDITNRLNSPQLCSAPIKICEQVSSSHSQQQNPNSTQQHLRYDFSPLKLQSDHLLPDLNELPLLQELVDTTIIGNASQKGKTKQSLTDITNRLNFPRFSSTPIKSCRQVSSSYSQAQCPRPMQEHNLRYGLSSSNLQKEHLLPDLNEIPLFQEFEDDNIDADIPGHMQSDVQIHDANEDDDVFEESWMTNEEYWDIGDGNYECEYCGAYFWFEERVDKKYKNKKLVFTLCCGRGKIKLPNPKEPPSILKNLLFGSGAKSKYFRENIRTYNSIFAFTSMGGKVDFSVNKTKGPRTFRLSGQNYHQIGSLLPPEGSSPKFAQLYIYDTENEVENRIHAISRGEMNNQLHVEIVNELKQMLDDNNVLAKSIRMVRDQFQTDGTSNVRLRLIGKRGSDGRRYNLPTVSEFQR is encoded by the exons ATGGCTGGCAGAGAAGTTCGAGAATACACCAATCTCACCGATCCTAAAG ATTGTGTCCATTCTACTACTATCAGACGGAATGCtattgaaaaaggaaaaacagaacaATTATTAATGGACATAACAAATCGTCTGAATTCCCCTCAATTATGTAGTGCACCCATAAAGATCTGTGAACAAGTTTCATCATCTCACTCTCAACAACAAAATCCAAATTCAACGCAACAACATTTGCGATATGATTTTTCGCCTTTAAAATTGCAAAGTGATCATCTTTTACCGGATTTAAATGAGCTACCATTATTGCAAG AATTGGTTGATACTACTATCATAGGGAATGCTTCTCaaaaagggaaaacaaaacaATCATTAACGGACATAACAAATCGTCTAAATTTTCCTCGATTTAGTAGTACCCCAATAAAGAGTTGTAGACAAGTTTCATCATCTTATTCTCAAGCACAATGTCCAAGACCAATGCAAGAGCATAATTTGCGATATGGTTTGTCGAGTTCAAATTTGCAGAAAGAACATCTTCTACCTGATTTAAATGAGATACCATTATTTCAAG AATTTgaagatgacaatattgatgctGATATACCAG GTCATATGCAATCCGATGTACAAATTCATGATGCAAATGAAGATGACGATGTTTTTGAAG AGAGCTGGATGACCAATGAAG AATATTGGGATATTGGAGATGGCAATTATGAATGTGAATATTGTGGGGCATATTTCTGGTTTGAGGAAAGAGTTGACAAGaagtataaaaataaaaaactagtTTTCACTTTGTGTTGTGGTCGTGGAAAAATCAAGCTACCAAATCCAAAGGAGCCTCCTTCGATTTTGAAGAATTTATTATTTGGATCAG GTGCAAAAAGCAAATATTTCAGAGAGAACATTCGAACATATAATTCTATATTTGCATTTACATCAATGGGAGGAAAGGTGGATTTCTCTGTCAACAAAACAAAGGGACCTAGAACATTCAGATTGTCTGGGCAAAATTATCACCAGATTGGAAGCTTATTGCCTCCGGAGGGATCTTCTCCAAAATTTGCACAATTGTATATCTATGATACAGAAAATGAGGTGGAAAATAGAATTCATGCTATCAG CCGTGGTGAAATGAACAATCAACTTCATGTTGAAATTGTGAATGAGTTGAAGCAAATGCTTGATGACAACAATGTTCTTGCAAAGTCAATTAGAATGGTAAGAGATCAATTTCAAACAGATGGGACCTCAAATGTTAGACTTAGACTGATTGGGAAAAGAGGATCTGATGGAAGAAGATACAATTTACCAACAGTTTCAGAGTTTCAGAGGTAG
- the LOC104215564 gene encoding uncharacterized protein isoform X4 yields MAGREVREYTNLTDPKDCVHSTTIRRNAIEKGKTEQLLMDITNRLNSPQLCSAPIKICEQVSSSHSQQQNPNSTQQHLRYDFSPLKLQSDHLLPDLNELPLLQELVDTTIIGNASQKGKTKQSLTDITNRLNFPRFSSTPIKSCRQVSSSYSQAQCPRPMQEHNLRYGLSSSNLQKEHLLPDLNEIPLFQEFEDDNIDADIPGHMQSDVQIHDANEDDDVFEESWMTNEGAKSKYFRENIRTYNSIFAFTSMGGKVDFSVNKTKGPRTFRLSGQNYHQIGSLLPPEGSSPKFAQLYIYDTENEVENRIHAISRGEMNNQLHVEIVNELKQMLDDNNVLAKSIRMVRDQFQTDGTSNVRLRLIGKRGSDGRRYNLPTVSEFQR; encoded by the exons ATGGCTGGCAGAGAAGTTCGAGAATACACCAATCTCACCGATCCTAAAG ATTGTGTCCATTCTACTACTATCAGACGGAATGCtattgaaaaaggaaaaacagaacaATTATTAATGGACATAACAAATCGTCTGAATTCCCCTCAATTATGTAGTGCACCCATAAAGATCTGTGAACAAGTTTCATCATCTCACTCTCAACAACAAAATCCAAATTCAACGCAACAACATTTGCGATATGATTTTTCGCCTTTAAAATTGCAAAGTGATCATCTTTTACCGGATTTAAATGAGCTACCATTATTGCAAG AATTGGTTGATACTACTATCATAGGGAATGCTTCTCaaaaagggaaaacaaaacaATCATTAACGGACATAACAAATCGTCTAAATTTTCCTCGATTTAGTAGTACCCCAATAAAGAGTTGTAGACAAGTTTCATCATCTTATTCTCAAGCACAATGTCCAAGACCAATGCAAGAGCATAATTTGCGATATGGTTTGTCGAGTTCAAATTTGCAGAAAGAACATCTTCTACCTGATTTAAATGAGATACCATTATTTCAAG AATTTgaagatgacaatattgatgctGATATACCAG GTCATATGCAATCCGATGTACAAATTCATGATGCAAATGAAGATGACGATGTTTTTGAAG AGAGCTGGATGACCAATGAAG GTGCAAAAAGCAAATATTTCAGAGAGAACATTCGAACATATAATTCTATATTTGCATTTACATCAATGGGAGGAAAGGTGGATTTCTCTGTCAACAAAACAAAGGGACCTAGAACATTCAGATTGTCTGGGCAAAATTATCACCAGATTGGAAGCTTATTGCCTCCGGAGGGATCTTCTCCAAAATTTGCACAATTGTATATCTATGATACAGAAAATGAGGTGGAAAATAGAATTCATGCTATCAG CCGTGGTGAAATGAACAATCAACTTCATGTTGAAATTGTGAATGAGTTGAAGCAAATGCTTGATGACAACAATGTTCTTGCAAAGTCAATTAGAATGGTAAGAGATCAATTTCAAACAGATGGGACCTCAAATGTTAGACTTAGACTGATTGGGAAAAGAGGATCTGATGGAAGAAGATACAATTTACCAACAGTTTCAGAGTTTCAGAGGTAG
- the LOC104215564 gene encoding uncharacterized protein isoform X5 produces the protein MAGREVREYTNLTDPKELVDTTIIGNASQKGKTKQSLTDITNRLNFPRFSSTPIKSCRQVSSSYSQAQCPRPMQEHNLRYGLSSSNLQKEHLLPDLNEIPLFQEFEDDNIDADIPGHMQSDVQIHDANEDDDVFEDDEVESWMTNEEYWDIGDGNYECEYCGAYFWFEERVDKKYKNKKLVFTLCCGRGKIKLPNPKEPPSILKNLLFGSGAKSKYFRENIRTYNSIFAFTSMGGKVDFSVNKTKGPRTFRLSGQNYHQIGSLLPPEGSSPKFAQLYIYDTENEVENRIHAISRGEMNNQLHVEIVNELKQMLDDNNVLAKSIRMVRDQFQTDGTSNVRLRLIGKRGSDGRRYNLPTVSEFQR, from the exons ATGGCTGGCAGAGAAGTTCGAGAATACACCAATCTCACCGATCCTAAAG AATTGGTTGATACTACTATCATAGGGAATGCTTCTCaaaaagggaaaacaaaacaATCATTAACGGACATAACAAATCGTCTAAATTTTCCTCGATTTAGTAGTACCCCAATAAAGAGTTGTAGACAAGTTTCATCATCTTATTCTCAAGCACAATGTCCAAGACCAATGCAAGAGCATAATTTGCGATATGGTTTGTCGAGTTCAAATTTGCAGAAAGAACATCTTCTACCTGATTTAAATGAGATACCATTATTTCAAG AATTTgaagatgacaatattgatgctGATATACCAG GTCATATGCAATCCGATGTACAAATTCATGATGCAAATGAAGATGACGATGTTTTTGAAG atgATGAAGTAGAGAGCTGGATGACCAATGAAG AATATTGGGATATTGGAGATGGCAATTATGAATGTGAATATTGTGGGGCATATTTCTGGTTTGAGGAAAGAGTTGACAAGaagtataaaaataaaaaactagtTTTCACTTTGTGTTGTGGTCGTGGAAAAATCAAGCTACCAAATCCAAAGGAGCCTCCTTCGATTTTGAAGAATTTATTATTTGGATCAG GTGCAAAAAGCAAATATTTCAGAGAGAACATTCGAACATATAATTCTATATTTGCATTTACATCAATGGGAGGAAAGGTGGATTTCTCTGTCAACAAAACAAAGGGACCTAGAACATTCAGATTGTCTGGGCAAAATTATCACCAGATTGGAAGCTTATTGCCTCCGGAGGGATCTTCTCCAAAATTTGCACAATTGTATATCTATGATACAGAAAATGAGGTGGAAAATAGAATTCATGCTATCAG CCGTGGTGAAATGAACAATCAACTTCATGTTGAAATTGTGAATGAGTTGAAGCAAATGCTTGATGACAACAATGTTCTTGCAAAGTCAATTAGAATGGTAAGAGATCAATTTCAAACAGATGGGACCTCAAATGTTAGACTTAGACTGATTGGGAAAAGAGGATCTGATGGAAGAAGATACAATTTACCAACAGTTTCAGAGTTTCAGAGGTAG
- the LOC104215564 gene encoding uncharacterized protein isoform X3: MAGREVREYTNLTDPKDCVHSTTIRRNAIEKGKTEQLLMDITNRLNSPQLCSAPIKICEQVSSSHSQQQNPNSTQQHLRYDFSPLKLQSDHLLPDLNELPLLQELVDTTIIGNASQKGKTKQSLTDITNRLNFPRFSSTPIKSCRQVSSSYSQAQCPRPMQEHNLRYGLSSSNLQKEHLLPDLNEIPLFQEFEDDNIDADIPGHMQSDVQIHDANEDDDVFEDDEVESWMTNEGAKSKYFRENIRTYNSIFAFTSMGGKVDFSVNKTKGPRTFRLSGQNYHQIGSLLPPEGSSPKFAQLYIYDTENEVENRIHAISRGEMNNQLHVEIVNELKQMLDDNNVLAKSIRMVRDQFQTDGTSNVRLRLIGKRGSDGRRYNLPTVSEFQR; this comes from the exons ATGGCTGGCAGAGAAGTTCGAGAATACACCAATCTCACCGATCCTAAAG ATTGTGTCCATTCTACTACTATCAGACGGAATGCtattgaaaaaggaaaaacagaacaATTATTAATGGACATAACAAATCGTCTGAATTCCCCTCAATTATGTAGTGCACCCATAAAGATCTGTGAACAAGTTTCATCATCTCACTCTCAACAACAAAATCCAAATTCAACGCAACAACATTTGCGATATGATTTTTCGCCTTTAAAATTGCAAAGTGATCATCTTTTACCGGATTTAAATGAGCTACCATTATTGCAAG AATTGGTTGATACTACTATCATAGGGAATGCTTCTCaaaaagggaaaacaaaacaATCATTAACGGACATAACAAATCGTCTAAATTTTCCTCGATTTAGTAGTACCCCAATAAAGAGTTGTAGACAAGTTTCATCATCTTATTCTCAAGCACAATGTCCAAGACCAATGCAAGAGCATAATTTGCGATATGGTTTGTCGAGTTCAAATTTGCAGAAAGAACATCTTCTACCTGATTTAAATGAGATACCATTATTTCAAG AATTTgaagatgacaatattgatgctGATATACCAG GTCATATGCAATCCGATGTACAAATTCATGATGCAAATGAAGATGACGATGTTTTTGAAG atgATGAAGTAGAGAGCTGGATGACCAATGAAG GTGCAAAAAGCAAATATTTCAGAGAGAACATTCGAACATATAATTCTATATTTGCATTTACATCAATGGGAGGAAAGGTGGATTTCTCTGTCAACAAAACAAAGGGACCTAGAACATTCAGATTGTCTGGGCAAAATTATCACCAGATTGGAAGCTTATTGCCTCCGGAGGGATCTTCTCCAAAATTTGCACAATTGTATATCTATGATACAGAAAATGAGGTGGAAAATAGAATTCATGCTATCAG CCGTGGTGAAATGAACAATCAACTTCATGTTGAAATTGTGAATGAGTTGAAGCAAATGCTTGATGACAACAATGTTCTTGCAAAGTCAATTAGAATGGTAAGAGATCAATTTCAAACAGATGGGACCTCAAATGTTAGACTTAGACTGATTGGGAAAAGAGGATCTGATGGAAGAAGATACAATTTACCAACAGTTTCAGAGTTTCAGAGGTAG
- the LOC104215564 gene encoding uncharacterized protein isoform X1: protein MAGREVREYTNLTDPKDCVHSTTIRRNAIEKGKTEQLLMDITNRLNSPQLCSAPIKICEQVSSSHSQQQNPNSTQQHLRYDFSPLKLQSDHLLPDLNELPLLQELVDTTIIGNASQKGKTKQSLTDITNRLNFPRFSSTPIKSCRQVSSSYSQAQCPRPMQEHNLRYGLSSSNLQKEHLLPDLNEIPLFQEFEDDNIDADIPGHMQSDVQIHDANEDDDVFEDDEVESWMTNEEYWDIGDGNYECEYCGAYFWFEERVDKKYKNKKLVFTLCCGRGKIKLPNPKEPPSILKNLLFGSGAKSKYFRENIRTYNSIFAFTSMGGKVDFSVNKTKGPRTFRLSGQNYHQIGSLLPPEGSSPKFAQLYIYDTENEVENRIHAISRGEMNNQLHVEIVNELKQMLDDNNVLAKSIRMVRDQFQTDGTSNVRLRLIGKRGSDGRRYNLPTVSEFQR from the exons ATGGCTGGCAGAGAAGTTCGAGAATACACCAATCTCACCGATCCTAAAG ATTGTGTCCATTCTACTACTATCAGACGGAATGCtattgaaaaaggaaaaacagaacaATTATTAATGGACATAACAAATCGTCTGAATTCCCCTCAATTATGTAGTGCACCCATAAAGATCTGTGAACAAGTTTCATCATCTCACTCTCAACAACAAAATCCAAATTCAACGCAACAACATTTGCGATATGATTTTTCGCCTTTAAAATTGCAAAGTGATCATCTTTTACCGGATTTAAATGAGCTACCATTATTGCAAG AATTGGTTGATACTACTATCATAGGGAATGCTTCTCaaaaagggaaaacaaaacaATCATTAACGGACATAACAAATCGTCTAAATTTTCCTCGATTTAGTAGTACCCCAATAAAGAGTTGTAGACAAGTTTCATCATCTTATTCTCAAGCACAATGTCCAAGACCAATGCAAGAGCATAATTTGCGATATGGTTTGTCGAGTTCAAATTTGCAGAAAGAACATCTTCTACCTGATTTAAATGAGATACCATTATTTCAAG AATTTgaagatgacaatattgatgctGATATACCAG GTCATATGCAATCCGATGTACAAATTCATGATGCAAATGAAGATGACGATGTTTTTGAAG atgATGAAGTAGAGAGCTGGATGACCAATGAAG AATATTGGGATATTGGAGATGGCAATTATGAATGTGAATATTGTGGGGCATATTTCTGGTTTGAGGAAAGAGTTGACAAGaagtataaaaataaaaaactagtTTTCACTTTGTGTTGTGGTCGTGGAAAAATCAAGCTACCAAATCCAAAGGAGCCTCCTTCGATTTTGAAGAATTTATTATTTGGATCAG GTGCAAAAAGCAAATATTTCAGAGAGAACATTCGAACATATAATTCTATATTTGCATTTACATCAATGGGAGGAAAGGTGGATTTCTCTGTCAACAAAACAAAGGGACCTAGAACATTCAGATTGTCTGGGCAAAATTATCACCAGATTGGAAGCTTATTGCCTCCGGAGGGATCTTCTCCAAAATTTGCACAATTGTATATCTATGATACAGAAAATGAGGTGGAAAATAGAATTCATGCTATCAG CCGTGGTGAAATGAACAATCAACTTCATGTTGAAATTGTGAATGAGTTGAAGCAAATGCTTGATGACAACAATGTTCTTGCAAAGTCAATTAGAATGGTAAGAGATCAATTTCAAACAGATGGGACCTCAAATGTTAGACTTAGACTGATTGGGAAAAGAGGATCTGATGGAAGAAGATACAATTTACCAACAGTTTCAGAGTTTCAGAGGTAG